Genomic window (Croceicoccus sp. Ery15):
AGAGCGGCGAGACCGGCACCGAGCAGCTTTGCGGCTTCTGCGTCCATTTCAAAAACTCCTTTGGAAAACTTGATTAGATGATGGAAGGATCAGTGAAGATTTTCGGCGTCGTTCAGATAGACGCTGGTCAGCAGGGCGAACACATAGGCCTGGATCCCGGCAACCAGGATTTCCAGTGCGCAAATGCCCACCATGAGGAGGAAGCTCGGGATACCGGCCAGCGCGAAAATGCCCGCGCTGTGGTTGCCCGCGCCGATCACGAAGCTGGAAAGCACTTCCAGCAGCACGTGCCCTGCCATCATGGCCACGAACAAACGCAGACCAAGGCTGAAGGGACGCACCATGAAGCTGATCAGTTCGACCACGAAGATCACGGGGATCATGGGAACCGGCGTGCCATGCGGCACGAACAGCGAGAAGAAGTGCAGACCGTGCTTCGCGAAACCGACAATCAGCACGATCGAGAAAGAGATGATCGCCAGCACGCCCGTAACGGTGAAATGGCTGGTGAAGGTAAAGGGATGCAGCCCGATCACGCCCAGCGGCAGCAGGCCGAGGATATTGGCGAACAGGATGAACATGAACAGCGAGAAGATATAGGGCACATATTTACGCCCTGCCTTGCCCACATTGGCTTCGAGCATATCGTCGATAAAGCCGGTGAAGCTTTCCACGGCCATCTGCCAGCGGCCCGGCACCAGCTGGCGCTTCATCCCGCCCGCGACGAACACCCAGAGCACGACGACCGAAATGGCCATCCACAGCGCGCTGTTGGTGAAAGCAATGTTATAGCCGCCGATGGCCCACGCATCCGAACCGAACATCGGTTCGATGGTGAACTGGTGCATCGGATCGACCTTGGCTTCGCTTGCCACTTGCTGAAAATCCCTATTGCCCCAAGGGAACCGTGCGGTCCCCCGGTCCGTAACAGACCTTAAGCCCTTTGCAGAAAGACGCCCTTTCGTGAACCCCCGCAAGGAGGATCACGCCTCCATCGGAAGATTCAATCAGGGCGCCGGTTTGCGAGCCGGATGATGTTCCTGAAGGCGACGACAATC
Coding sequences:
- a CDS encoding F0F1 ATP synthase subunit A, which codes for MASEAKVDPMHQFTIEPMFGSDAWAIGGYNIAFTNSALWMAISVVVLWVFVAGGMKRQLVPGRWQMAVESFTGFIDDMLEANVGKAGRKYVPYIFSLFMFILFANILGLLPLGVIGLHPFTFTSHFTVTGVLAIISFSIVLIVGFAKHGLHFFSLFVPHGTPVPMIPVIFVVELISFMVRPFSLGLRLFVAMMAGHVLLEVLSSFVIGAGNHSAGIFALAGIPSFLLMVGICALEILVAGIQAYVFALLTSVYLNDAENLH